CTGCTACCCCCCAATCCTGGTGTTGAAGGCCAGTGTGTTACTCAGGAGCCTTAACAGATCACTGACAACTAGAAAACacaaaagagggggaaaataaAACTATAGTGTAGATCTTTTTGAGAAacctttaaatattaaataatgcaATGTTTATTCTctcaaaaatacagtacactacTTTTCTTTGAGACACCCTCTCTCATAGCCAGTGgcgggccgtgcatttggtactTGGTCCTTTAGTGGGGACTTACCTGATTTAATCCACCCCGTAGTACCGCCACGTTCACATCGCTATTGTGGAAAccttcaatactatacaaaatgtttttgtgaagGGAAGCTCAGAGGACTAAGGAACCAAAAACTTGGATATTCTAAATGGGACCAGGTAGACGTGATCGTGATGAACCACTAGGGGGTTCTTAATGAACCCTTGTATGAACAGAGGAACAAGAATACCTGAAACAAGGAGTGGATGGAACCTCTTTTTATGAAGGATTGGTGTGGAATCAGCAGCCAAACTACTTGATGTTTGAGTAAGTGCGTGAGTGCATCATGATTAAATATTGCCTTTTCAGGAACAATCACCTTTCCTGCAATGTTTGTAAAgaggaagtattttttttttttacttcacaatTTTAAGACAGTGTTCCTCTTACTAGTTCCAGTCAAGTGCATGTTTAATGTGTTTTGCTATCCCCTGACAAACTCACAGCGGGTCATTCATTGTCCAGGCGATAGAGGCGTCCGTACAAGCATGCCGTGACCAGCCCGCCTGTCGTGTTTGAATGTTTCATGGTCACCCTTCCATCTGTGTTTTTCTCCACATGTTCTGGCTGCTCCAGGATGTAACGGCTCACCAGCACTGACGGGTACACATATTTGCTCCCAAACTCTCCCTCCAGAACAAAGTCTAATTTAGTCTCCGCCTCTTCGACTTCCTGTCCACAGGAGCTGGCTTCGGACCCTGCGCAACGGACCACTGCACACACCTGTAAGCACAGTGTGTCACATTACATGTGGCTTGTTAGTCATCTTCATGTATGAGAGCGTGTCCTTTActgcaaaaactaaaatcaaACAAGTCTTAAATATTTCAACTCCAGTCCAATTACCCTTATTTTTTCTCTGCAAAGATATTTCTTCTTACCAGACAGTTTCTGTGTAAGAACATTTCACTTGCTTCAACAATTATTTCCTTAAACATTTTAAGGTATTACAACTTGTTGTTGAGATTTTATTTGTGGATATGAGTAAGTTTAGCTTCAAATAACATAACCATAATTCTATGTGtaggtggttaaaaaaaaaaatacagtagaacattgttttttattgttgcttTGCTAGGTATGGTTAACTTGTTTTAAGAAATCTTGAGTTGGCAGGTTCTATTCGCATATAATTTTGCTTAAATTAAGTAATATATTCCTTATTTCATAGCTTTTTTTCAAGCCCAGTTTTTGTAGTGCAGGATTCCCTGTCCtcaaaaatacttgagtaattTTCAACCACCTGTTAGAAAGGTCTATAATTGCCAACTGATGCCACATTGATGGTGGCAAAGACTAAATGAGACACCGCAAATCAttccaacatagttccttggcaccaagataccacaagattGTGCTAGAGAACTATAAAGCTTCTCAACTAAGttcaacatactgtagttcCTTTTTACCAAGTTGCCACATTAAGGTGCCAAATCAGTACTTTTACATTAAACAGCCCTTTGGCCATGAGCACAAAAATAGCAAGTTGGTAAGTCGGCGAGCAATGAAAGATGGGTTCAAAAAAATACCTGTAAATAGGTGAATTCgtaaaatgcaaatatgtgGGGGAATATTAATTCTATAGGGCAATTTACTATAAATGCACTAGTTTTTAGACGTCTGTGTTTTTGAGGCTACCAATGTTGTTTGTCTTTTCAGAAATTTTACCAAGTAAAATTTTCCTGTTCTATTTGGCAGATAATTTTGTTAAGACAATTCCCATttcattgcttttttgttttgttcgtttttttcaTGCACAGTTTTTCAATACGGTGAACACTGTGTCCATAGACCAAGCCCtgcgaaaaagaaaaatctgctAGTAATTGATATCCCCTTAAAATGATTTATAATTATCTATAGATGCCACATGATGTGACAAGGCACGACATAAgctccttaactcacttcaacatatttccttGGCACCAATATGCCACATGAAGGCAACAAGGTAATACATGAAGCTCATagtcactttaacatagttccttgccgccaaagcactacttttatattagacattgCTTTGGCCTAAGTGTAAAAACAGCAATTGGGgagtttttctgcaaataacagatgtaaaacaataaaagctgcaaataggtgaatccgcaaATTGCAAGTGTAGGTAATGTAAATACACTaatttgtgtttggttttgtttttaggcTAGGCATGTTTACTTGTTAAATTAAGTAatattatttcatttctttttttttttgccatcccAGTTGTAGTATACCTGCACAGCATAACGTCCGTTGACTGTGTGTGTTCCGGCAAAAGCTCCCAGTGCGTAGAACTCATCACTTTTGCTCTGCGGAGAACGCTGGAACTGCAAGCGGCAACAGAAAGCGCCGTCGCACACGATAAGGTGGCCTTCTGTGCCGTTAAGCCAGGCAAATTTGAATGGATCATACATCATGGTGGAGGTGAATGTGGAAGAGGGCAGTGGAGAGTCATCATGGTGACAGTATCCTGAATCTGTGGCGGTCTCCTTGACTCTGCAATATTCTGCGGCCACACCCAACACGGGGATCCTGGCCACCAGCAGGCGGCCCTCCTCGGGGTCTCCGCTCTGCGCGTGGTGGTAGGTGGCTGCAAAAGGAGTGTAGATACCACTTCCTGTCATGATGAGTCGGTCGCTGCGAATGTTGGCGGCGAGCAGCGTCACGTCGGCGCCCAGGCTGAACGCCCGCTGGAACTGGATGCTATCCAGGAGGGGCAGCTGGTTGATCCAAGCCGTGGGGAAGATCAGCTGACGCACACCCTGGAAGATGAAGTCAAACGACTACTTTGGGCCAAAATGTAAATACGATGTtctacactttttattttttgtaaaggcaCATTTTTAACCACCTTTCATGTTTGGTCTCAATCAATTGTGCAGATGTCCCTAATGCTGTGGTCAAAGAATGTAAACTAGCTGTAATCACATTAAGAGATTTGAGGTTTGTAATGGCTGATGGAAAACATGTATCGTGTTCCCCTGAAGATTCTTTTTAAACCTACCccctgttatttgctgaaaaatgttCCTCTGCTATTGTTCTGCTTAAGCTAAAGCCCAGTGTAATATGAAAGTATAGTCTTGCTTTGGCCCCATCTGGTGGCATATTTGTGCCAAAGAACTAGTGGTAGGTTGAATTGAATGAGGCAAATGCTGAGCTACTAACCGCTTTTCCGCACATTTTCAAGGgaccttttattgtgggcagcctaaggAGAATGGTGGTCACACTatagatactgactggttttcttaACCCAGTTCAGCACAATACATTCCCTTTAATCTTTTAAGaacggtttgtttttaaacattttaaatacaatttttattcaaattttatgttcaacacatttaaattgaatcattacgttttgtttttttctttcctctatTGAGCATGGTGTCACTGTCTGAACTATGAACTAATGTTACAGTGACATTTTAGGAACAAAAGATGAACACTTTGACATACtgtgttactgtattttaatgttggccacTATGGTGGTACTCTTCAGAGCTAAATATAGTttggaggtggtacttggtttaaaatgtttgagaaccactgctataTTACATCTAGTgtattgccctgtgattggctggtgaccagtctggggtgtagtccgcctttatgttcaaagtcagctgggataagctccagctcacccgcgacacTGAACTGGATACAccgaaaagaaaatggatggatggtaatgtACTATATGTGTAAGTGTCATCTTCTCACCTTCTCCAGCAGGGTGACCATGGGCTCGTAGAAGAGGATGTCAAAGCAGGTGATAAGACCAAACCTCCCAGCAAAGGGGGTCTCAAAACTGATG
This window of the Phyllopteryx taeniolatus isolate TA_2022b chromosome 21, UOR_Ptae_1.2, whole genome shotgun sequence genome carries:
- the btd gene encoding biotinidase encodes the protein MLLYAAFLVAWASTFGFGQAEVASWDSTYVAAVYEHRVILNPDPHIPLSRLDALQHMRKNLAVYEEQAALAARQGAQIVVFPEDGLQGFNFSRSSISGYLETIPDPQEDTWNPCMEPGRFNNTEVQQQLSCMARRHNLYVVANMADVQPCPLKTEPTSSCPSDGRWQFNTNVVFRSDGLLVARYHKQNLYFEEAFDTPPQPEIISFETPFAGRFGLITCFDILFYEPMVTLLEKGVRQLIFPTAWINQLPLLDSIQFQRAFSLGADVTLLAANIRSDRLIMTGSGIYTPFAATYHHAQSGDPEEGRLLVARIPVLGVAAEYCRVKETATDSGYCHHDDSPLPSSTFTSTMMYDPFKFAWLNGTEGHLIVCDGAFCCRLQFQRSPQSKSDEFYALGAFAGTHTVNGRYAVQVCAVVRCAGSEASSCGQEVEEAETKLDFVLEGEFGSKYVYPSVLVSRYILEQPEHVEKNTDGRVTMKHSNTTGGLVTACLYGRLYRLDNE